A window of the Egibacter rhizosphaerae genome harbors these coding sequences:
- a CDS encoding VOC family protein, protein MFTNSSAFSGFAVNDLAAAEAFYRDTLELEVSQQHGLATLHLGSGTDVLIYPKPGHVPATFTILNFPVNDINTAVDELAARDVTLLRYDHIAQDDRGIVRPPQGHGPLIAWFIDPAGNTLAVLEDQ, encoded by the coding sequence ATGTTCACCAACAGTAGTGCGTTCAGTGGCTTCGCGGTCAACGATCTGGCCGCGGCCGAGGCCTTCTACCGCGACACGCTCGAGCTCGAGGTGTCCCAGCAGCACGGGCTGGCGACCCTGCACCTGGGCAGCGGGACCGACGTCCTGATCTATCCCAAACCCGGTCACGTGCCGGCGACGTTCACGATCCTGAACTTCCCCGTCAACGACATCAACACGGCAGTCGACGAGCTGGCCGCCCGCGATGTCACGCTGCTGCGCTACGACCACATCGCCCAGGACGACCGAGGTATCGTCCGCCCGCCGCAAGGCCACGGCCCACTCATCGCCTGGTTCATCGACCCTGCCGGCAACACACTGGCCGTCCTCGAGGACCAGTGA
- a CDS encoding phosphatidylserine decarboxylase produces the protein MSRRTWPLACRYAVPALAAGALLVRSGRRVGWPLVGLAAGVMAFFRDPARPLPREPGVAYAASDGFVAAVDHHVEEPWLPEGRATRITVFLSLTDVHVNRSPLPGRVQRMERLGAGFAPALLRRAQDNHRNRLLLEGPGEPVVLVQVAGAIARTISCWVRTGDELAAGQRVGLIHFGSRTDVLLPAGTADVLVSPGDRVRAGVTRLARLKDR, from the coding sequence ATGAGCCGGCGCACCTGGCCGCTGGCGTGTCGCTACGCCGTCCCCGCGCTGGCTGCCGGCGCCCTGCTGGTCCGGTCGGGACGGCGCGTCGGCTGGCCCCTGGTCGGGCTGGCGGCTGGCGTGATGGCGTTCTTCCGGGACCCCGCCCGGCCGCTGCCGCGCGAACCCGGCGTGGCCTATGCCGCGTCGGACGGGTTCGTGGCGGCGGTCGACCACCACGTCGAGGAACCGTGGCTGCCGGAGGGACGAGCGACCCGGATCACGGTGTTCCTCTCCTTGACCGACGTGCACGTCAACCGCAGCCCGCTCCCCGGGCGGGTGCAGCGGATGGAGCGCCTCGGGGCGGGCTTCGCGCCAGCTTTGTTGCGCAGAGCGCAGGACAACCACCGCAATCGGCTCCTGCTCGAGGGGCCGGGCGAACCCGTCGTCCTCGTCCAGGTCGCGGGAGCGATCGCCCGCACCATCAGCTGTTGGGTGCGCACGGGCGACGAGCTCGCCGCCGGCCAACGAGTCGGGCTGATCCACTTCGGGTCCCGCACCGACGTGCTGCTGCCGGCGGGTACCGCTGACGTGCTCGTCTCGCCCGGCGATCGAGTCCGCGCCGGCGTCACCCGCCTCGCACGGCTCAAGGACCGGTGA
- a CDS encoding ABC transporter ATP-binding protein: MITINGLAKSFGPRTLWSNLDCRVADGEMLAVTGPSGAGKSTLLNCIGLLERPTHGQILCRGADITRFGPRARRRFRRDVLGYLFQSYALIETATVAENLRVTMAPKGQRRAVLRDALDHVGLAGHENERIHHLSGGEQQRVAVARLLVKQPSVILADEPTGALDRANAAVVMDALREMSAAGAAVLIASHTPSIWSRCDAVLELSAPRPVDEQPGASAGSRPGRGVQAART, from the coding sequence ATGATCACGATCAATGGCCTGGCGAAGTCTTTCGGCCCGCGCACACTGTGGTCCAACCTGGACTGCCGTGTCGCTGACGGTGAGATGCTGGCCGTGACCGGCCCCAGCGGAGCGGGCAAGTCGACCCTGCTCAACTGCATCGGCCTGCTCGAGCGGCCCACCCACGGCCAGATCCTGTGCCGCGGCGCCGACATCACCCGCTTCGGCCCGCGAGCACGACGTCGGTTCCGACGCGACGTCCTAGGCTATCTGTTCCAGAGCTACGCGCTCATCGAGACCGCCACGGTCGCCGAGAACCTCAGGGTCACGATGGCTCCCAAGGGGCAGCGACGCGCGGTCTTGCGCGACGCGCTCGACCACGTGGGGCTGGCGGGACACGAGAACGAGCGGATCCATCACCTCAGCGGCGGTGAACAGCAGCGCGTCGCGGTCGCCCGGCTGTTGGTCAAGCAGCCGTCGGTGATCCTGGCCGACGAGCCGACCGGTGCCCTCGACCGCGCCAACGCCGCCGTCGTGATGGACGCGCTACGGGAGATGAGCGCTGCCGGCGCCGCCGTGCTCATCGCCAGCCACACGCCCTCGATCTGGAGCCGATGCGATGCCGTACTCGAGCTCTCGGCCCCGCGGCCCGTGGACGAGCAACCCGGCGCCAGCGCGGGCTCGCGGCCTGGGCGGGGCGTTCAGGCGGCTCGAACCTAG
- a CDS encoding RDD family protein codes for MAQEPTPPEGGPPPGEGGSGGMPVAGAGLGRRFLARLLDGILVGVAISILAPVLGLPPPTMGLGGLDAWTTAAVTSGIWLAYYVATEAQLGTTLGKRLLGLHVVGPDGGHPSVTAATIRNVWLLFGLVPLVGGLVQLVAVIIIAVTIATSDTHRGKHDEFAGTAVIR; via the coding sequence ATGGCCCAGGAACCCACGCCACCCGAGGGTGGCCCCCCGCCCGGCGAGGGTGGCTCGGGAGGCATGCCCGTTGCTGGCGCCGGATTGGGGCGGCGATTCCTCGCCCGCCTGCTGGACGGCATCCTCGTGGGGGTGGCCATCAGCATCCTCGCGCCGGTGCTCGGCCTCCCCCCGCCCACCATGGGGCTCGGCGGTCTCGACGCGTGGACCACCGCCGCGGTCACCTCGGGGATCTGGCTCGCCTACTACGTGGCGACCGAAGCGCAGCTGGGCACGACGCTCGGCAAGCGGCTCCTGGGGCTACACGTGGTGGGGCCGGACGGAGGTCACCCGAGCGTGACGGCGGCGACGATCCGCAACGTGTGGCTCCTCTTCGGCCTCGTCCCGCTGGTGGGTGGGCTCGTCCAGCTGGTCGCCGTGATCATCATCGCCGTCACCATCGCCACGAGCGACACCCACCGCGGCAAACACGACGAGTTCGCGGGAACCGCCGTCATCCGGTGA
- a CDS encoding alpha/beta fold hydrolase, whose translation MPADRIHRARSVDGTEIAGRVHGQGPPVVLVHGQTGDGDLDWAALLPHLTDRFTCYLPANDEEMATLEAAGYVEDVATYAPTLLQEIQLESQPEAFSPTSPAALAEITAPVLLLHGSRTPLRWFTDAVGHVAAHTAESEVREIAGAGHGAPVIEPHAVAEELIGFLASSPAAGPPHAAAVRA comes from the coding sequence ATGCCCGCCGACCGGATCCACCGCGCCCGCTCCGTCGATGGCACCGAGATCGCCGGCCGCGTCCACGGTCAGGGACCACCAGTGGTGCTCGTCCACGGCCAGACCGGCGACGGCGACCTCGACTGGGCCGCGTTGCTGCCGCACCTGACCGACCGATTCACCTGCTACCTGCCAGCCAACGACGAAGAGATGGCCACGTTGGAGGCCGCGGGTTACGTCGAAGACGTCGCGACGTACGCCCCGACCCTGCTGCAGGAGATCCAGCTCGAGTCCCAGCCCGAGGCGTTCAGCCCGACCAGTCCCGCGGCCCTCGCCGAGATCACCGCCCCGGTCCTGCTGCTGCACGGCAGCCGCACCCCCCTGCGCTGGTTCACCGACGCGGTCGGCCACGTCGCGGCACACACCGCCGAGAGCGAGGTCCGCGAGATCGCCGGTGCCGGACACGGTGCCCCCGTCATCGAGCCCCACGCGGTCGCCGAGGAGCTGATCGGCTTCCTCGCCTCCTCTCCAGCAGCTGGCCCGCCCCATGCGGCGGCGGTAAGGGCCTGA
- a CDS encoding helix-turn-helix domain-containing protein has translation MQRPGEVGVRGLEQPYLGQRLRRLRIERFLTQRQVAGQAMTASYVSLVEAGRRTPTLDAVVAMAHALGVSLGDLLSVEGLADLGLATGGITEQAPHARDAPLDTLIHEWLADDAMQVRDHATAAAILTGAFDKARDRGDHLAAIATGRRLQGALAATNQHQRRAELLTDLLDLVVDQRSVDLEVLVRSDLAGALRDIDDIDRALACTRAALARLPASSLADTSAYLRLMTVHVSVLVEADDHDELPGALSQLGDAVDKVDSAELRGRAHWVASRGHAVLGNAGHASQHLAQAHALLSPASMPLLEWLRFCRSAAMVALEATDTDTARRWVEDADAAAAALGVEAERREVDVLRARCLLQAGHAEAARDFLAKALEGTEPAPDAEHAGSLPHLTTQLWLLHAQAAHECGDTTHAAQLLRQAADHAESKGHYETALRALRVRDALNSEPPDTSVLDVSEFL, from the coding sequence GTGCAGCGTCCGGGTGAGGTAGGCGTCAGGGGGCTCGAGCAGCCCTACCTGGGACAGCGGCTCCGGCGGCTGCGGATCGAACGCTTCCTGACGCAGCGGCAGGTCGCGGGGCAGGCCATGACCGCCAGCTACGTGTCGCTCGTCGAGGCGGGGCGGCGCACGCCGACGCTCGACGCGGTGGTGGCGATGGCTCATGCGCTCGGCGTGTCGCTGGGTGACCTGCTCAGCGTGGAAGGGCTGGCCGACCTTGGCCTGGCCACGGGGGGAATCACTGAACAGGCCCCGCACGCCCGCGACGCCCCGCTGGACACGCTCATCCACGAGTGGCTGGCTGACGACGCCATGCAGGTGCGCGACCATGCGACCGCGGCGGCCATATTGACGGGGGCCTTCGACAAGGCCCGCGACCGCGGCGACCACCTGGCGGCGATCGCGACGGGCCGACGTCTCCAGGGGGCGCTGGCCGCTACCAACCAGCATCAGCGGCGCGCAGAGCTGCTGACCGACCTGCTCGACCTCGTCGTCGACCAGCGCTCGGTGGACCTGGAGGTGCTGGTGCGCAGCGACCTCGCCGGCGCGTTGCGCGACATCGACGACATCGACCGAGCGTTGGCGTGCACTCGTGCGGCCCTGGCCCGGCTGCCGGCCTCGTCGCTGGCCGACACCTCGGCGTACCTGCGCTTGATGACGGTGCACGTGTCGGTCCTGGTCGAGGCCGACGACCACGACGAATTGCCAGGCGCGCTGTCCCAACTGGGCGACGCCGTCGACAAGGTCGACAGCGCGGAGCTGAGGGGCCGCGCCCACTGGGTCGCCAGCCGCGGCCATGCCGTGCTGGGCAACGCCGGCCATGCCAGCCAGCATCTGGCGCAGGCGCATGCCTTGCTGTCGCCCGCCTCCATGCCGCTGCTTGAGTGGCTGCGGTTCTGTCGCTCCGCGGCGATGGTCGCGCTCGAGGCCACCGACACCGACACGGCGCGGCGATGGGTTGAGGACGCGGACGCTGCCGCCGCGGCACTGGGCGTCGAGGCGGAGCGTCGCGAGGTCGACGTGCTCAGGGCCCGGTGCCTGCTGCAGGCCGGACACGCCGAAGCGGCCCGCGACTTCCTCGCCAAGGCGCTCGAGGGCACCGAGCCCGCGCCGGACGCGGAGCACGCCGGGTCGTTACCCCACCTGACCACACAGTTGTGGCTCCTCCACGCGCAGGCCGCCCACGAGTGCGGTGACACGACCCACGCTGCCCAACTGCTGCGCCAAGCCGCCGACCACGCGGAGTCCAAAGGCCACTACGAGACGGCACTGCGCGCGCTTCGCGTCCGCGACGCGCTCAACTCCGAGCCGCCTGACACCTCGGTGCTCGATGTGTCGGAGTTCCTGTGA
- a CDS encoding MFS transporter, with translation MDGSPYRRTAGRRRGAGGPVRARRAPRNRPLVPLRIFRSRTLVGGNLVVLTAGMAVDGVLFTFTLFAQQVLGYSAVRFALAMAVMTVTSFVGVFVGQGLVTRAGPQRVALAGITLIGFGSVLLAQGTAGEAFIGVHILGLVVFGAGLGAAFVAAQIAALTGVAERDAGLASGVEETTFTIGNALGVAILSTIAISQPGPLTGTRAAFAGAAVIATLGGVAALTLLRQTRPRQERPID, from the coding sequence GTGGACGGCAGCCCGTACCGTCGCACTGCTGGGCGTCGCCGTGGCGCTGGCGGGCCTGTTCGTGCTCGTCGAGCGCCGCGCAACCGCCCCCTCGTACCGCTGCGCATCTTCCGCTCGAGGACGCTGGTCGGGGGCAACCTCGTGGTGCTGACCGCGGGCATGGCCGTCGACGGTGTGTTGTTCACCTTCACCCTGTTCGCCCAGCAGGTCCTCGGGTATTCGGCCGTCCGATTCGCCTTGGCCATGGCCGTCATGACCGTGACGTCGTTCGTCGGCGTGTTCGTCGGACAGGGCCTCGTGACCCGAGCCGGACCCCAGCGTGTGGCCTTGGCTGGGATCACGCTGATCGGATTCGGGTCCGTCCTGTTGGCTCAGGGGACTGCGGGCGAGGCGTTCATCGGCGTGCACATCCTCGGCTTGGTCGTGTTCGGCGCAGGGCTGGGAGCCGCCTTCGTCGCCGCCCAGATCGCCGCGCTGACCGGCGTCGCCGAACGCGACGCGGGATTGGCCTCAGGAGTCGAGGAGACCACATTCACGATCGGCAACGCACTGGGCGTTGCGATCCTGTCCACCATCGCGATCTCCCAGCCGGGGCCCCTGACCGGAACGCGCGCAGCCTTCGCTGGTGCCGCGGTGATCGCCACGCTCGGAGGGGTCGCAGCGTTGACACTGTTGCGACAGACGCGGCCCCGCCAGGAACGCCCAATCGACTAG
- a CDS encoding NADP-dependent oxidoreductase has product MRAAVADDYGAPDVLEVREVDDPKVGPDYALVRVHAASINPVDYKIVEGGLDAAFPVIWPLITGWDVAGEVVGVGPAVRHVEPGQAVFGYARKDFVGAGTWAEQVAVPARGIAPAPRQLDAVAASCLPLAGMTAWQALVEDLEVGRGDTVLIHAATGGVGHLATQIALARGARVVGTCREANHDVLRELGGEPVTYGEGLADRVREVAPDGVDAVADFSPQGSLAASDPVLRSPGRVVSVRDPQAAYERGGTYVFVRPDVDHLRSLAELADAGRLAPRVQSVHELADVRAAVAEASEGTVRGKVVLRVE; this is encoded by the coding sequence GTGCGCGCTGCCGTCGCGGACGACTACGGAGCTCCCGACGTCCTCGAGGTCCGCGAGGTCGACGACCCGAAGGTGGGGCCGGACTACGCGCTCGTGCGCGTCCACGCCGCGAGCATCAACCCGGTCGACTACAAGATCGTGGAGGGCGGCCTCGACGCGGCGTTCCCGGTGATCTGGCCGCTGATCACCGGGTGGGACGTCGCCGGGGAGGTCGTCGGGGTGGGCCCCGCCGTGCGCCACGTCGAGCCAGGCCAGGCCGTGTTCGGCTACGCCCGCAAGGACTTCGTGGGCGCGGGCACGTGGGCCGAGCAGGTCGCGGTGCCGGCCCGTGGAATCGCGCCCGCGCCGCGGCAGCTCGACGCAGTCGCGGCGAGCTGCCTGCCGCTGGCGGGCATGACGGCCTGGCAGGCGCTGGTCGAGGATCTCGAGGTCGGCCGTGGCGACACCGTGCTCATCCACGCCGCGACCGGCGGGGTGGGCCACCTCGCGACGCAGATCGCCCTCGCTCGAGGCGCCCGTGTGGTCGGGACCTGCCGCGAGGCCAACCACGACGTTCTTCGCGAGCTCGGGGGCGAACCGGTGACCTACGGTGAGGGGCTCGCCGACCGCGTTCGAGAGGTCGCGCCCGACGGGGTCGACGCCGTCGCGGACTTCTCACCGCAGGGGTCGCTGGCGGCCAGCGACCCCGTGCTGCGCAGCCCGGGGCGGGTCGTGAGCGTCCGCGACCCGCAGGCTGCGTACGAGCGCGGCGGCACGTACGTGTTCGTCCGCCCGGACGTCGACCACCTGCGCTCGCTCGCCGAACTCGCCGATGCTGGCCGGCTCGCGCCCCGCGTCCAGTCGGTTCACGAGCTCGCCGACGTCAGGGCCGCCGTCGCCGAGGCCTCGGAGGGAACCGTCCGCGGGAAGGTCGTCCTGCGCGTCGAGTAG
- a CDS encoding sigma-70 family RNA polymerase sigma factor, with amino-acid sequence MGTGVSHEETTRAQRRERARLDAAHSGDERAFVDLVAPYRRELHAHCYRMLGSVHDADEALQETLVRAWRGLPGFLGRSSLRTWLHKIATNASLRLLEQRSRRALPVDYGPAADPHDAEWWAVEAGWVEPYPSDRLHVDTGRAGPAARYERTESVELAFVAAVQHLPPNQRAVLVLREVLGFSAKETAAALETTVAAVNSALQRARGTLRRRLPERSQQASLRTLGDVRLRELVQGYVDAWERGDAAAILDLLAEDATFSMPPFAAWYRGREAIAAFLPRGPLRERWRLLPVRANAQLAFGCYRWNSDERSYVAHSIDVVAVAERRIDQITAFLDAGLLADFDLPPRLHTGVAAAAP; translated from the coding sequence ATGGGCACGGGGGTCTCGCACGAGGAGACGACACGGGCGCAGCGCCGGGAGCGCGCACGGCTGGACGCTGCTCACAGCGGCGACGAGCGCGCGTTCGTGGACTTGGTCGCGCCGTACCGGCGGGAACTGCACGCCCACTGCTACCGGATGCTGGGATCGGTTCACGACGCCGATGAGGCGCTCCAGGAGACGTTGGTGCGGGCGTGGCGAGGTCTTCCGGGGTTCTTGGGCCGAAGCTCTCTACGGACGTGGCTGCACAAGATCGCCACCAACGCCAGTCTGCGCCTGCTCGAGCAGCGTTCTCGGCGAGCCCTTCCTGTCGACTACGGACCGGCCGCCGATCCCCATGACGCCGAGTGGTGGGCCGTCGAGGCCGGCTGGGTGGAGCCCTACCCGTCCGATCGGCTCCATGTGGACACGGGCCGTGCCGGACCGGCTGCGCGGTATGAGCGCACCGAGAGCGTCGAGCTGGCCTTCGTTGCGGCGGTCCAGCACCTGCCGCCCAATCAACGCGCGGTACTGGTTCTTCGGGAAGTCCTCGGGTTCTCAGCTAAAGAGACCGCCGCGGCGCTGGAGACGACAGTGGCGGCGGTGAACAGTGCCCTGCAGCGCGCCCGCGGCACCCTCCGGCGGCGTCTGCCCGAGCGCAGCCAGCAGGCGAGCCTGCGCACGCTCGGCGACGTCCGGCTGCGCGAGCTCGTGCAGGGCTACGTCGACGCCTGGGAGCGGGGCGACGCCGCAGCGATCCTGGACCTCCTCGCCGAGGACGCCACATTCTCCATGCCGCCGTTTGCGGCCTGGTACCGCGGTCGTGAGGCCATCGCCGCGTTCCTGCCCCGAGGGCCGCTGCGCGAACGATGGCGCCTGCTTCCGGTTCGCGCCAACGCGCAGCTTGCCTTCGGCTGCTACCGCTGGAACAGCGACGAGCGGAGCTACGTCGCCCACTCAATCGACGTGGTCGCCGTGGCCGAGAGGCGCATCGATCAGATCACCGCGTTCCTGGACGCCGGGTTGCTCGCCGACTTCGATTTGCCGCCCAGGCTGCACACCGGCGTCGCGGCAGCCGCTCCGTAG
- a CDS encoding DUF2269 family protein, which translates to MIDLTSLFLHVLAAIGLVAGGLAQVMAGSRLRTAESGSELLAWTRFTRTAGWLVAASAALSLLTGGHLAGAVWGGEAGGFANPFITLGLVGLIVLVPIGPAVGERRFRRLAEAAAELGESTASERLHRAARSPALWGPVHSLVGVGVGQVALMVYKPGWLVGALVLVLTFAAGWVAGSAVAARSAPAAHG; encoded by the coding sequence GTGATCGACCTCACCTCGCTGTTCCTGCACGTGCTGGCGGCCATCGGCCTCGTGGCCGGGGGACTCGCCCAGGTGATGGCCGGGTCACGTCTGCGCACCGCCGAAAGCGGGAGCGAGCTCCTCGCCTGGACGCGCTTCACCCGCACGGCGGGGTGGCTCGTCGCGGCCTCCGCAGCCCTGTCGCTGCTGACCGGCGGGCACCTCGCCGGCGCGGTCTGGGGTGGCGAGGCCGGCGGGTTCGCGAATCCGTTCATCACCCTCGGCCTCGTCGGCCTGATCGTGCTCGTGCCCATCGGTCCCGCCGTCGGCGAGCGACGATTCCGCCGGCTCGCCGAGGCGGCCGCCGAACTCGGGGAGTCGACCGCTTCCGAGCGGTTGCACCGAGCCGCCCGCAGCCCCGCGCTCTGGGGGCCCGTCCACTCGCTCGTCGGGGTCGGCGTCGGCCAGGTCGCCCTGATGGTCTACAAGCCGGGGTGGCTCGTGGGCGCCCTCGTGCTGGTGCTGACGTTCGCGGCCGGGTGGGTAGCCGGCAGCGCCGTCGCCGCGCGGTCCGCTCCCGCTGCTCACGGATGA
- a CDS encoding class I SAM-dependent methyltransferase, whose product MLPTSRRAVESMLAMAELGQAELVAELGAGTGSHTRAILSQLGARARLVAFEIDPAMAATVRERLPDPRLEVVTASAEELEHHLDGQRPQVVVSALPFTSLPAGAGTAILDRTARTLAPGGVLLVLQYSPLITSELTRRFGWVRRKMCLRNVPPAFLFACRDPRPADDGQDAPGLASGPSS is encoded by the coding sequence GTGCTCCCGACGTCGCGCCGTGCGGTGGAATCCATGCTGGCGATGGCCGAGCTCGGACAGGCCGAGCTGGTGGCCGAGCTCGGAGCGGGCACGGGCTCGCACACGCGGGCCATCCTGTCGCAGCTGGGGGCCCGGGCGCGCCTGGTGGCCTTCGAGATCGACCCCGCGATGGCCGCGACGGTGCGCGAGCGTTTGCCCGACCCCCGACTGGAGGTGGTCACGGCCTCGGCCGAGGAGCTGGAACACCACCTCGACGGTCAACGTCCCCAGGTAGTGGTCTCGGCGTTGCCGTTCACGTCGCTGCCCGCGGGCGCCGGCACCGCGATCCTCGACCGCACGGCGCGGACACTGGCCCCGGGCGGTGTGCTGCTGGTCCTGCAGTACTCCCCTCTGATCACCTCGGAGCTGACCCGCCGCTTCGGCTGGGTGCGTCGCAAGATGTGCCTGCGCAACGTGCCGCCCGCGTTCCTCTTCGCCTGTCGCGATCCGCGACCCGCCGACGACGGGCAAGATGCACCCGGCCTCGCCAGTGGACCCTCCTCATGA
- a CDS encoding TetR/AcrR family transcriptional regulator has product MSSREVMGRAMDEPRRRSDGEQTHATILETAMRLASIEGLSSLTIGRLAQEVGVSRSGVFAHFRSKQRLQQETIAAAQEVFEREVLGPGLDAPEGLAQLEGFCEAYLSYVERGVFPGGCFFAQLLAEFDGPDGPIHDEVATFQQGGVALLEGLITTAQQQGELDAGVDPGQLAFELYAALELANYFSTLHRDPAIVDRGRTAVQATIANARPAASTPQADATGPTNTV; this is encoded by the coding sequence GTGTCGTCACGAGAGGTGATGGGCCGCGCGATGGACGAACCCCGACGCCGCTCCGACGGCGAGCAGACTCATGCGACCATCCTCGAGACCGCCATGCGGCTGGCCTCGATCGAGGGCCTGTCGAGCCTGACCATCGGTCGCCTGGCGCAAGAGGTCGGGGTGAGCAGGAGCGGGGTGTTCGCCCACTTCCGCTCCAAGCAGCGGTTGCAGCAGGAGACCATCGCCGCCGCGCAAGAGGTCTTCGAACGCGAGGTCCTCGGGCCGGGGCTCGACGCCCCCGAGGGGCTCGCCCAGCTGGAGGGCTTCTGCGAGGCCTACCTGTCCTACGTCGAGCGGGGGGTGTTCCCCGGCGGCTGCTTCTTCGCGCAACTACTGGCCGAGTTCGACGGGCCCGACGGGCCGATCCACGACGAGGTCGCCACCTTCCAACAAGGCGGCGTGGCCCTGCTCGAGGGCCTGATCACCACCGCCCAACAGCAGGGCGAACTCGACGCCGGCGTCGATCCGGGGCAACTGGCGTTCGAGCTCTACGCCGCCCTCGAGCTGGCCAACTACTTCTCGACCCTGCACCGCGATCCCGCGATCGTCGACCGAGGCCGCACTGCCGTGCAGGCCACGATCGCCAACGCGCGACCCGCGGCCAGCACCCCCCAAGCCGACGCGACCGGTCCGACGAACACGGTGTAG
- a CDS encoding lactococcin 972 family bacteriocin — protein MSKSLARNLLAVVAAGAFVIGGAGTAMADSGEVEMDPDSRVAPADNSELVGGGLWQYGTNWFSGYSNYLHEENCHGSSAQSGDNFQRDHGVPAGLWATADVERDGVNTIRAFWTNSCG, from the coding sequence ATGTCTAAATCACTCGCCCGCAACCTCCTTGCAGTCGTCGCTGCTGGAGCTTTTGTGATCGGGGGCGCCGGAACCGCGATGGCCGACAGCGGCGAAGTCGAGATGGACCCCGATAGCAGGGTCGCCCCCGCGGACAACAGCGAGCTAGTGGGGGGCGGCCTCTGGCAGTATGGCACGAACTGGTTCTCGGGGTACTCGAACTATCTCCACGAGGAGAACTGTCACGGATCGTCCGCGCAGTCGGGAGACAATTTCCAGCGCGACCATGGGGTGCCGGCTGGTCTCTGGGCAACCGCCGACGTAGAGCGGGACGGTGTGAACACCATTCGCGCCTTCTGGACGAACAGTTGTGGTTGA
- a CDS encoding CDP-alcohol phosphatidyltransferase family protein, translating to MREHLNFPNLITSVSLSAGFAALLLVPARPLAATILVVVAAALDGVDGWLARRRGGDLTFGAQLDSLSDLLCFCVVPAFALYQVAEPLTASAGSIIAGLFLLAGAWRLARFALLQRRDHFVGLPTPAAGILVMLLAFWTPVVPALLGTALLATLMASTLRFPTVATAAAVVRSGRPGGRS from the coding sequence ATGCGCGAGCACCTCAACTTCCCGAACCTGATCACCAGCGTGAGCCTGTCCGCCGGTTTCGCCGCGCTGCTCCTGGTCCCGGCACGGCCCCTGGCGGCCACCATCCTCGTAGTCGTCGCGGCCGCACTCGACGGCGTCGATGGTTGGCTGGCCAGGCGCCGCGGCGGCGATCTCACGTTCGGGGCGCAACTGGACTCGCTGTCGGATCTGCTGTGCTTCTGCGTCGTCCCGGCCTTCGCGCTGTACCAGGTCGCGGAGCCACTGACCGCCTCCGCCGGGTCGATCATCGCCGGCCTGTTCCTGCTGGCAGGAGCGTGGCGACTCGCCCGCTTCGCACTGCTGCAGCGGCGAGACCACTTCGTCGGGCTCCCGACGCCCGCCGCCGGGATCCTGGTCATGCTGCTGGCGTTCTGGACACCGGTCGTGCCCGCGCTGCTGGGCACCGCCCTGCTCGCGACGCTCATGGCCAGCACCTTGCGATTCCCGACCGTGGCCACCGCCGCAGCCGTGGTGCGGTCCGGTCGCCCGGGGGGCCGATCCTGA
- a CDS encoding TetR/AcrR family transcriptional regulator, with protein MRRGPTKRWAIVDAARTMFLREGFTRASMDAIAEAASVSKRTVYNHFPDKQALFLAVLADTVAPVLDEFLALLEWHLADVRPDDLRETLVRFGRDWVHTTVLFPDHAALLRLVIAEATHMPEVIDAWRTAGAGPSQDALAERLDALTAAGLLDIADSTVAARHLTALVCNPPQSRSFFGVLDLDDADVDDLVTEGVDAFLRIYQPRSAQ; from the coding sequence GTGCGTAGAGGGCCTACCAAGCGCTGGGCGATCGTCGATGCGGCCCGCACGATGTTCCTGCGGGAGGGCTTCACGCGGGCGAGCATGGACGCGATCGCCGAGGCGGCGTCGGTGTCCAAGCGCACCGTCTACAACCACTTCCCCGACAAGCAGGCGCTGTTCCTCGCGGTTCTGGCCGACACAGTGGCGCCGGTCCTCGACGAGTTCCTGGCGCTCCTCGAATGGCACCTGGCCGACGTGAGACCGGATGACCTGCGCGAGACACTCGTGCGGTTCGGTCGCGACTGGGTGCACACGACCGTGCTGTTCCCCGACCACGCCGCGCTGCTGCGGCTCGTGATCGCCGAAGCGACCCACATGCCCGAGGTGATCGACGCCTGGCGCACCGCCGGTGCCGGCCCGAGCCAGGACGCCTTAGCTGAACGACTCGACGCGCTCACCGCCGCCGGCCTGCTCGACATCGCCGACAGCACCGTCGCCGCGCGACACCTCACCGCCCTGGTGTGCAACCCGCCCCAATCACGGTCGTTCTTCGGCGTCCTCGACCTCGACGACGCCGACGTCGACGATCTCGTGACCGAGGGCGTCGACGCGTTCCTGCGCATCTACCAACCGCGATCAGCCCAGTAG